In Deltaproteobacteria bacterium, the sequence CTCCACCGTGCGTCGTTGGTCGGCGGCCACCTCGGGGTCATCGTGGCTGCCCACCGCCAGTGGCCCGGCCGGCGCGGCGGCCACGACCGCACGCACCGCGCGGGTGATCTCGGACAAGGCCTCGGTGCTGCGCGGTGCGAGCTTGACGTGGATGATCGCGCCCTCGAGATCGGGCACGAGCAGCTGCGACATCGCCGGGTGATCGGCGAGGTTCGAGAGCACCCGCCGGGCCTGGGCCTCGTCGCGCGGCAGGCCGTGGCGGCCGCCGAAACCCTCGGTGAGCATCTCGACCGGCTCGACCAGGGAGCGCACGTCGCTGACGCCGTCGATGATCCGCAGCTGATCGGTGAGGTCACGGATCGCCCGCAGCACCACCGGCTCGCGCATGTCGGCATTGATGGCGATCTGAATGAACTGCGAGCCGCCGAAGTGCTCGTTGAAGAAGGCGTCGGTGCGCGCGGGCTCGCTGTGGGCATCGAACACGTTGCGGGTGTCCGCATCGGCGCGCAGCCGCGTGGCCGCCCAGCCACAGCCGATCGCCAACGCCAGCAGCAGCCACGCCGGTGGCCGGAAGGGCAGCGGCAGCTTGCGCGGCGGCTTGTAGGCCAGCCAGCGCGCAGGCAGCAGCGACAGCAACGCCGGCAGCACCAAGAGCGCGATGAGCAGCAGGCCCAGCACGCCCGCACCGGTCACGACCCCGAAGCGCCGCATCGGCACCTGCGGCATGACGATCAACGCGAAGAATGCGACTGCCGTGGTCGCCGCCGACAACACCACCGCGACCCACAGCTCGCGCAGCGCTGCGCTCGCGCGCGCGGCCGCATCGCCCTGCTGCCGCTGGTAGCCGGAGATGAGGTGCATGCCGAACGCACCGCCGAGCGCGACCATCATGACCGGCGTGGTGCTCGACACGATGGTGAAGGGTTCGCCGAAGCGCCCGTGCGCGCCGACCACCAGCGCCACGCCGATGCCCGCCACGACCAGGTTGAGCAGCGCACCGGTGACGCTACCCAACAGGATCGCCGACACCACCGTGAGCACGGCGATGACGATCGGTGACAGCCGTTGGCTGTCGCTGCGCGACGACGTCGCCGCGGTCATCTCGACGAACGGCGCCCCGCCGAAGTAGGCCTCTGCGTCCCAGTGGGCCGCCACGGTCTCGCGGATCGCATCGAGCCGCGCGGCCCGCTCACCGCGTAGCTCGCTGGGCGGCAACAGGTACACCAGCAGCGTCGCGGCGGTGCCATCGGCCGAGATGAGGTTGCCGACCGCATCGCGGCTGCCGAGCACGCGCGCGCGGATGGTGGCCGGGTCGGCCATGCCCTTGGGCACGAGGGGATCGACCGCGAGTGTGTCGCCCTCGACCTTGAGATCGGGCAGCGAGGGGTAGTCGAGCACGAGCCGGACACCCGGCAGTCCCGCGAGCGCCTGCGAGAGCGAGCGCACCGCCTCCGCACGCTCGGCGGTCAGCAGATCCTCGCCGGCCGGCGCACGCACGCCGACCAGCGCCACCTCGAGCATGCCGAAGCGATCCGCGACCTCGTGGAAAGCCACGACATCGGGGTGCTCGGGCGGGAGGAACGCAAGCACATCGTCGTCGTGCTCGAGCGACGTCACCCCGGGGATCAGCCAGGCACAAAGCGCCGCGAACACCAGCAAGATGGCCCACCGCGCCCGCACGATGGGGTGCACGTCGGTGCGCGGCGTGGAACCGGCGTCGGCCATCGGAGGGTTCCGCGTGCTAGCCCCAGGTCGGGAACAGCCAGTGCTTGCGGCTGGCGACGCGGCCGTGGACCACGTCGTCGAAGTGCTGCTGCAGGCGTCGCGTGACCGGGCCGATGCCGCCATCGCCGAGCGTGCGGCGATCGACGCTGCGCACCGGGGTGATCTGCGCCCCGGTGCCGCACAAGAACAGCTCGTCGGCGACGTAGAGCTCGGTTCGTCCGATCTCGCGCTCGCTGAACGAGAGGCCCAGATCCTGGGTCGCCATCTCGATGAGGCTGCGGCGCGTGATGCCGTCGAGGTTGTCCTGGGTCGACGGCGGGCTCACGAGCGCCCCACGTCGAACCATGAAGACGTGCTCGGCGCTGCCCTCGGAGACCTTGCCGGCCTCGGTCAGCAAGAT encodes:
- a CDS encoding MMPL family transporter, whose translation is MADAGSTPRTDVHPIVRARWAILLVFAALCAWLIPGVTSLEHDDDVLAFLPPEHPDVVAFHEVADRFGMLEVALVGVRAPAGEDLLTAERAEAVRSLSQALAGLPGVRLVLDYPSLPDLKVEGDTLAVDPLVPKGMADPATIRARVLGSRDAVGNLISADGTAATLLVYLLPPSELRGERAARLDAIRETVAAHWDAEAYFGGAPFVEMTAATSSRSDSQRLSPIVIAVLTVVSAILLGSVTGALLNLVVAGIGVALVVGAHGRFGEPFTIVSSTTPVMMVALGGAFGMHLISGYQRQQGDAAARASAALRELWVAVVLSAATTAVAFFALIVMPQVPMRRFGVVTGAGVLGLLLIALLVLPALLSLLPARWLAYKPPRKLPLPFRPPAWLLLALAIGCGWAATRLRADADTRNVFDAHSEPARTDAFFNEHFGGSQFIQIAINADMREPVVLRAIRDLTDQLRIIDGVSDVRSLVEPVEMLTEGFGGRHGLPRDEAQARRVLSNLADHPAMSQLLVPDLEGAIIHVKLAPRSTEALSEITRAVRAVVAAAPAGPLAVGSHDDPEVAADQRRTVEQRVQAQFGVEPETFATLLDPSVAEAAMRTEAARLRDRALLTDEVIEPLTPEEITGVEVEQLLARRGDALRSYLAERLPQLVARDPEGPKYVARELERWLDDARASVRMSAICERLGLAKTDAAAAKPVVPEGLEGLGFDDGPAAVVIAQGSPCGRFADVFSELDDPHWAVPVGAATPPVRTLPWRVQLTGQPLIGEAYAASVTDSLLRSTVVSFLALGLVLLIGRHGRAIVPATWTVLVTMGVIAMLGHPIGVGTSMVSCIAMGAGVDFAIHLSVRARVATSDHPGEEAVDELGGVVVVTGLQLAAAFAVMLASEMPPLRQFGVGLAIGLLLAAAGAVSFAPILHPRRRRDR